In one Carassius carassius chromosome 14, fCarCar2.1, whole genome shotgun sequence genomic region, the following are encoded:
- the mrps26 gene encoding 28S ribosomal protein S26, mitochondrial, with protein sequence MLRALSRCHTPVVRLLSPRTAVLIETVRGRKSRTDPKAKSKLGRVKTPPPVDPGEMVVLKERYTEYSLILRALRLEFKEQMLRKKYEEEVGSVAEERAKREAEEHRSLMALNDAENLRMYQIREQRMQKEAEAAELKKREAAILHQQELENYIKEKERQILLLQEEAKDFITPDNLDQRIEEALDNPKNYNFAIDKEGRVVKRTAFQR encoded by the exons ATGTTGCGGGCTTTATCGAGGTGTCACACTCCTGTAGTCCGTCTGCTCTCTCCTCGTACTGCTGTTTTGATCGAAACTGTCAGGGGAAGGAAATCTCGCACAGACCCCAAAGCGAAGTCAAAATTGGGACGGGTCAAGACCCCCCCTCCCGTAGATCCAGGAGAAATGGTTGTACTGAAGGAGCGTTACACTGAATACAGTCTGATCTTGAGAGCCCTGCG ACTTGAGTTCAAGGAGCAGATGTTGAGGAAGAAATATGAAGAAGAGGTTGGTTCCGTGGCAGAGGAAAGAGCCAAAAGGGAAGCAGAAGAGCACCGGTCACTGATGGCcttgaatgatgctgaaaacctAAGAATGTATCAAATAAG AGAGCAACGCATGCAGAAGGAGGCTGAGGCTGCTGAGCTGAAGAAGAGAGAAGCAGCCATCTTACACCAGCAAGAGCTGGAGAACTACAttaaagagaaagaaagacaaattcTTCTTCTACAG GAAGAGGCAAAGGACTTCATCACACCGGACAATCTAGATCAGCGGATTGAAGAGGCTCTTGACAACCCGAAAAACTACAACTTTGCCATTGATAAAGAAGGACGTGTTGTCAAACGGACTGCATTTCAGCGATAG
- the LOC132157167 gene encoding serine protease HTRA2, mitochondrial-like yields the protein MATSHVNRCLIRTITRCLRDSSRQPNLMTVRPLGHLSNSSSGKADHEARSVALVSRRSSGGDGRSVAAAFGLGLGAAVLYSLRDEDNKDALQRTVAVRNLLIDSLLPTVQCASPFKPDSPRYKYNFIADVVEKSTPAVVYIEIVGRHPFSGREVPISNGSGFIISSDGLIVTNAHVVANKRGVRVKLTNGETYNATVQDVDQAADIATIKINAKHPLPTLRLGQSSEVRQGEFVVAMGSPFSLKNTITSGIVSSAQRGSKELGLSNSNIDYIQTDATIDFGNSGGPLINLDGEVIGINTMKVTAGISFAIPSDRVRIFLERAADKQKSWFGESGSKRRYIGVMMLTLTPSIIEELKMRDISFPDVSHGVLIHRVIIGSPASRAGMKPGDVIVEINGSKVNSSEEIYNAVRTSDSLNVVVRRGADLLMLHMTPEHTE from the exons ATGGCAACATCACATGTTAATAGATGTCTCATAAGGACAATCACGAGATGTCTCCGGGACAGCAGTCGGCAACCAAACCTGATGACAGTAAGGCCTCTAGGACACTTGTCTAACTCCTCTTCAGGTAAAGCGGATCATGAAGCAAGATCTGTAGCGTTAGTTTCTCGCCGAAGTTCAGGAGGCGACGGTCGCAGCGTAGCCGCCGCGTTTGGACTGGGACTCGGAGCAGCAGTGTTGTATTCATTAAGAGACGAGGACAATAAAGATGCCCTACAGAGGACAGTCGCGGTCAGGAATTTGCTCATTGACAGTTTACTACCGACGGTCCAGTGTGCCTCTCCGTTTAAACCGGACAGCCCGCGGTACAAGTATAATTTCATCGCGGATGTGGTTGAGAAGTCCACACCTGCTGTAGTCTACATCGAGATCGTTGGGCG ACACCCTTTTTCTGGGCGTGAGGTGCCCATCTCGAATGGCTCTGGCTTCATCATAAGTAGTGATGGCCTGATCGTGACCAATGCCCATGTGGTTGCCAACAAGCGTGGCGTTCGTGTTAAACTGACCAATGGAGAGACTTACAATGCCACGGTCCAGGATGTTGACCAGGCTGCAGACATCGCTACCATCAAAATCAATGCCAAG CATCCCCTCCCAACGTTACGTCTCGGCCAGTCGTCTGAAGTGCGTCAGGGTGAGTTTGTGGTTGCCATGGGGAGCCCTTTctctctcaaaaacacaatcacgtCTGGAATCGTCAGTTCTGCCCAGAGAGGAAGTAAAGAACTGGGCCTGTCCAACTCCAACATTGACTACATCCAGACTGATGCTACCATAGAT TTTGGAAATTCAGGAGGTCCCCTTATAAACCTG GATGGTGAGGTCATCGGCATTAATACCATGAAAGTGACTGCAGGGATTTCCTTCGCCATTCCTTCAGACAGAGTCCGCATCTTCCTTGAGCGTGCGGCAGACAAACAGA AGTCCTGGTTTGGAGAATCAGGATCAAAACGGCGTTACattggagtgatgatgctgactTTGACCCCTAG TATAATCGAAGAGCTGAAGATGCGTGACATATCCTTCCCTGATGTTTCTCATGGAGTTCTCATCCACCGTGTTATTATAGGATCTCCAGCCAGTAG AGCTGGAATGAAACCAGGGGATGTTATTGTTGAGATAAACGGGTCAAAGGTGAACTCGTCAGAGGAGATCTATAACGCTGTGAGGACAAGCGACAGCTTAAATGTGGTGGTCCGGCGGGGGGCCGACCTTCTCATGCTGCACATGACCCCTGAACACACCGAGTGA